In the Mesoaciditoga lauensis cd-1655R = DSM 25116 genome, GTACTGCCATTACTTCCTTGCGCATTGCATTTAAGTAGGCACTACTTTATGCCTTTAACAGGATTTTATGTCTAATAACACCATTAAGGAGGCTTAAACTTGTACACTCTCTTCACCTCCCCTCTACACATTCTTGGCATCAATAACAGTCATTTTCTGAGATTCAACAATCACTTCTTGTTGTCTCATATTTTCCACGACAGCAGTTTGAGGATTTTTAGAAGATGTATCGTTTGTTCCTCCACCATCGTCACTGAAATAAACAGCTGTGCTTGAAAGAAAAATCGTGAAAGATAAAACGAGAACCATTAAAGCGATCAATAACTTCCATTTCATCTCTATCACCCCGTTTTCATCGTAGCACAATGTTTTCTGAGGCTCAAATTTGGTGATCTCGAAAAGCCTTATAAAATAAGGAATTGAAAGGGGTGAAAATTGTTACATTTGGCACGTTTTTGAGTGTTTTCTGTTATAATTACACAAGGACATTCGTTTTTCATTGCAATGGAGGCATTATGCTCGATTATGAATTTGTTAGAGTACTTCATGTCATAAAGTCTTACGGTTCATTTTCAAAACCAATCTTGAATTCTGTCATTTCTAAGTTTACTTGGGCAGAAAAAGCTTTCATTTCTTCTGTGAAATACGAGTATGAGCATGAACAAAAAAAGGCATTGTCTGAAATCAAGAAGATCAAACGTTGTTATGACAAAAATCTCAAATATCTTCTCATGATGAAGAAACTTGAATTGTGTAGAATTCTCGGCAAGAAAAAAAGCGCACGAACGCTTTATGAAAAATTGCGACAAAGCCTTCCAGATATTTCGCCGATTATACGTGAATCGATTATAGACGAGTTGATTGCTTACATTGCTCTGACTGGAGAACAAAATGACAGTCTTGGGAAGTTCAAATTGAATGATAGGTCCATAAGTGAGTCGGCTAAAATATTTTTTGAAATGAATATCGGAAGAAGGCTCATAAAAGCTGGTAACAAAAAAGGCCTAGATAATTTCAAAAATGCGTTGGTAATTGCGAGAAAGATACATCATCCATCCGGAATTGTAAGTGCTTTAAACGCATTGAGTTGGTATGAAAGGAATTATGACATTGATCAAGCGTTGAAGTATGGAAAAGATGCGCTTTACAACGCTGGATTGTACTTTGAAGGGACGAACATCTTGTATGTCTTCGACACAGTATTAGAAGTTACGGATAAAGTCTCAGATGATGCACTTGCAGAAATTTCAAGGGATTTTGTTCAACTATACGAGAAAGCTCCAGAAAATATTAAGAAGAGATATAGGAAAACAAGGAACCATGCAGACAATATTATAAGAAACTCCATTTATACTCTTGATGGAAAAACAAAAAGATTTTTAAGGAAAATGAACAAAAAATATGCGCTTGATACGAGCATATCGAGAAAACAGGTTTACAACCTTCTCCATTCGAAAGTTAAAAACATACGAGGAGAAACGATAAGAAAGATAATCTCAAAGAATCCTGAATTGTTCAAAGAGATAGAACTGTCCAAACTTCCAAGAGGATTCATCTGTGAAATGGCGAAGAAGAAAGAGACTCTTCAAGATGGAATAGATGCCGTGATAAACGAACGACAAACGTTGGATCCATTCATCCAGGCGAGAAAAGATTTGGCAAAGGCTTATCTTGAAAGAATGCCGAAAAGGATAAGAGAAAGATTCATACAAAAATACATAGCCATGGATAAAGAGGAAAAGAAAATCATAGACAGATTTGCAAGGGATTACATACGATATAACATAAAATGGGGAATGAGGATAGCTGTCCCAGATGAGATGAAGGATTTGATTCAATCTTTTCATCTCAAAAAAAGACCAACTTCTCTTGGCTATTGGGCTTTGGATGATGAAGAAAAAAGGGAAAAGCTTGTAAATGTGCTGAAAAAATCAAATGATCAAGCTCATGTTGTGCGCGAATATTACAAAAATTCTCCACCTAAGAACATATGAGCAACATTTGACAACACTTTTTGATTTTAAACCCCCTTTACAAGCGGTCAAGGCATTTTTTCGAAGTCCTGTCAGAACGGATTCGCTCTTCTTTCCTTCTTTCAATTCAAAATATGAGGCACGCTCAGACACTCATCCGTGAGTGCTTCGCTTTCTCAGCACGTCCTGTGCCTCTCAACCTCATATTTGTGAATCTTCAGATGGAGAGCTCATATGTTCTGACAAGTACTTCGAGGGTGAGATTTAACCCCTTTCTAAAATATCTTGTAACATCGACGCACAGGTTGAGTGATCAAGGATTGGTGCCTTTTTGTATTACGTTGTGTTATAATGAGTAACAGAGGTGATCAATGTGAAAACTAAGATCATGAGCGTGAGAGAATTCAGAAGCAAAATGTCAAAGATTTTGGGAGAAAGCGAGATCATAGTCACAAAAGATGGTGTGCCTACGGCAAGAGTCGTGCCTCTGAGCCCAATAGAAAAATTGGATCTCCTTACCCAAAAAACAAAGGATGCTTTTAAAGAGGCAAATGTAAGTGATGAAGAAATAGAGAAGATGTATCTGAAAGTGCGGGGAAAGAAAAATTGA is a window encoding:
- a CDS encoding type II toxin-antitoxin system Phd/YefM family antitoxin, with amino-acid sequence MKTKIMSVREFRSKMSKILGESEIIVTKDGVPTARVVPLSPIEKLDLLTQKTKDAFKEANVSDEEIEKMYLKVRGKKN